In Planococcus sp. MB-3u-03, the DNA window GCAAAAAACAGAACGGGGAAGCCCCGTCCTGTCAGTAAGTGAAATTCAAATATGAAGCGACAAAGTAAAGCAGGATAACCAGGATGGATGGCACGCTATATGCCCATGTGGAAGCGGTCTTCGGTCTGTAGAGCGAGAACATGACCAGCACGCTCATGACGAGTACTGCGCTTGCAATAATGAAATTGGCGCCTGAAACTTCAGCAAGAATCGAGCCTTCTACATAAATCGGGTCCGACAAAGCCAAAATGACCATGTTGAAAATATTGCTTCCGAGAACAGCGCCGACCGCCATATTGACATTGGACAGTCGCAGCGCGACGAAAACCGAAATTGCTTCCGGCAGGGAAGTGGCAGCGGCCACCAGGAAACTGCCGACAAAGCTCGAGCCGATTCCTGTCACAACCGCAATTTCATCACCTGTGATGGAAAGGGCGGTCCCTGCCGCCATGATGATCACAGCCACAATCGCGAAACGAATGCCCGCGTGTTTTGGCGATAGATGGGCGCTCGGGTTTTTAGGCGCCTTGGCATCGACCGGCTCATCATCCATATCGATTGTATCCAAGTTCGGCAATTTATTGATGATCAGCATACCGATCACATAGGTTATGCCGATCGCCAACGCATCGAGGCCGATCCCGAGGACCGTGACATCGGTACGCAGCCATAATGCCAAGAGCAATAGCACGGTCAGAAAGATGCCGAGCAGGGAAGAGTAGGTATGGTCTTTAGATGCACGCTCGAGCATGCGTCTGCGGTTCAGCAGCAAATCGAATCCGGCTAAAATGAATAAATTGAACAAGTTCGAGCCGATCATATTGCCGACTGCGATATCGGCATTGCCGATGGCAGCTGCCGAGAAGCTTGTGGAGATTTCTGGGAGACTGGTGGCACCTGCAAGCAAGAGCGTGCCGACCATCATGCCGCCCATCGCTGATTTTTCACTGATGACGTCCGCATACTGGGACAGTTTAATGGCAGCGAACACGGTGACTGCCGCAGCCAGCAGAAAATAAATAAATACCAATTGTTGTTCCTCCTAAATGGGTTTCTTCTATATACACAGTAAAACAGCCGGGCTGGCCGGCCGTTGATTACTCGTCTTCTTCAGGTTTCGCTTTATACATGGTAACGTAAGAAGAACCGGAGAAGATATTGGCGCGCGGTTTTTCCGCTTCTTCCTGTGGTTTTTCGGAATGTGCTTTGGCAAAAGCTTGTGATTCTTTCCATTTCTCATAGAATGCCGGTGATTCCCATTCGGTCAAGACGACATACGTGTCGGAATCGAGCGGCCGCAAGACGCGGAAAGCGACATATCCGGGCTCGTTTTCAATCGCGCCGGCACGGTTCTTGAAGCGGTGCTCAAAAACAGGCCGCCCTTCGTCGGCAACCGGGATATTGTTCATGACGAAAAATCCTTTTTCGCGGAACTCGCCCGTGCCATCGACCACTTCAAAGCGGCGAGGAGTTTGGAAAATGGATTTCCCTTCGGTCTCGTGCAATAGCAAAGTCGTGTTTTCGCCTTGCATCAGCACCATCGTTTCATCCGCATGCTTTTCACGCATTTTTTTCATGAATTCGTAAGTTCCTGTCGTCATATAAATATTCATTGAAAAAGCCTCCTAATCATCGGGATACATTTTGAATTGCTACCTCACTTTTCCCTAAAATACGGCGCTTGAAACAGATGGTGTCAAATCGGTGAAGGGAATCGGGTCTAATTTATGACAATTGCCGCCGGATTCTATACAATAAGGGGCGGAGAGTCTATAGTATAGACGGATAATGAAGGATAAACTATAGCCGCAAAGACTGAAGGGATGACTAATTCATGATTTTTAATGATACGTACCTGCGCGCAGCGCGTGGAGAGAAGACCGATCATGTACCGGTATGGTATATGCGCCAGGCTGGGCGTTCACAGCCAGAATACCGCAAGATCAAAGAGAAATATTCGTTGGAAGAAATCACGCATCAGCCGGAACTTTGCGCTTACGTCACGAAGCTGCCGGTCGACCAATATGACGTCGACGCAGCGATTCTTTACAAAGATATCGTGACACCGCTTCCAGCCATCGGGGTGGACGTCAAGATCAAAGGCGGCGTCGGGCCGGTCATCAGCAATCCGATCCGCACAAAAGCGGACATCGACCGCCTCGGTGAAATCAATCCTGAGCAGGATGTCGACTACGTGCTGAAGACAATCAAGATTTTGACTGAAGAGCAATTGAACGTGCCGCTCATCGGTTTTTCCGGCGCGCCGTTCACGCTCGCGAGCTATATGATCGAAGGCGGCCCATCGAAGAGCTATAACAAAACGAAAGCGATGATGGTATCAGAACCGGAAATGTGGTTTGCGCTCATGGACAAACTGGCCGACACGATCATCCCTTACGTAAAGGCACAGATCCATGCCGGTGCAAAAGCGATCCAGATTTTCGACTCATGGGTCGGCGCATTGAATGTGGAAGATTACCGCATTTTCATCAAACCGGTCATGGACCGCATCTTCAAAGAAATTGGCGAAGAAGGCGTGCCGATGACGATTTTTGGCGTCGGTGCAAGCCACCTGGCGAATGAATGGCATGACCTGCCGGTAGATGTGGTAGGACTGGATTGGCGTTTGCCGATCACCGAAGCACGTGAAAGAGGCTTGACGAAAGCCTTGATGGGCAACTTCGACCCATCTTATTTGCTGGCGGATTGGTCTGTCATCGAAGAACGCACGAAAAGAATCCTGGATATGGGCATGCAAAATGATGGCTATATCTTTAACCTTGGACACGGGGTCTTCCCAGAAGTGCAGCCGGACACGCTGAAGCGTCTGACGGCATTTGTCCACGAATACAGTGCAGCTTATAAACAACAGAACTAACAAACTTTTGACGAGGTGATTGTGATGAAAAAGACAATGGGATTATTGGTAATGGCGTATGGTACGCCGTATTCTGAAGATGACATCGAGCGCTACTACACGCATATTCGCCGCGGCCGCAAGCCGAGCGAAGAAGCGTTGCAGGATTTGAAAGACCGCTACAAAGCGATCGGCGGCATTTCACCGCTGGCTAGAATTACAGAAGACCAAGCGAATGGCTTGTGTGACCGTTTGAACGAATTGCAGGATGACATCGAGTTTAAAATGTATCTCGGCTTGAAGCATATCGAGCCATTCGTGGAAGACGGCGTGGAAGAGATGAAAAAAGACGGCATCGAAGAAGCGATTTCAATCGTTCTTGCGCCGCATTTCTCGACATTCTCCGTTAAATCCTATAACGGCCGTGCAAAAGAAACAGCCGATAAACTCGGCATCAAGCTGACTTCAGTGGAAAGCTGGTACACAGAGCCGAAATTCATCCAATTCTGGAGCGAGAAAGTAAGCGCGGCATTTGCTGAAATGTCAGAACAAGAACGCGCGAAATCCTGCCTGATCGTCTCTGCGCATTCCCTGCCGGAGAAAATCATCGCAAATGGCGATCCGTACCCAGACCAATTGAAAGAAACAGCGGACTTGATCGCCGAAGCGGCGGGCGTTGAAAACTATGAAATCGGCTGGCAAAGTGCTGGGCAGACGCCAGAGCCATGGATCGGGCCAGACGTCCAGGATTTGACGCGCGAGTTGCACGAAGAAAAAGGCTATAACTCATTCGTCTACACGCCAGTAGGCTTTATTACAGACCATTTGGAAGTCTTGTACGATAATGACTACGAATGTAAAGTCGTCTGTGATGAAATCGGCGCAACATACCGCCGTCCGGAAATGCCGAACGTCGATCCATTGTTTATCGATGGAATGGCCAATGTCGTCTTGAACAAATTAAACGAAAACTAATCCTGTCGAAATCGTCTAGGATGCAAGCTTTCAAGCTATAAACCGTTATTAAAACGCCGCTCGGCAGTTAACTGCGGCGGCGTTTTATCAATGAATGGGCAGAAATTGCGGCTAGTGGGCGCAATATGCGCCCGCTGCGAGGAGGAAATCACATGAAAAAGTGGATCGCTCTGATGCTGGTATTGCTGTTGGCAGCATGCGGCGAAGAAGATTCATCGGCTGGTGCGGGAGAATTGCCGCAGGAAGTGGAAGTCGAATTCAATACACAAGAAACCGCCGACCCTGGCGAAGAAATGTTGCTATCGGCCACTGTCACGCAAGGCACAGAGGCGGTAGAAGATGCGGATGAAGTGGTCTTTGAAGTATGGCAATCGGGAGCTCGTGACAATAGCGAGATGCTAGAGGCAAGCCATACGCAAGACGGGGTTTACGAATATGCATGGACGGCAGGAGAAGAAGGGCTGTATTTCATCCAAGCCCATACAACGGCCCGTCGCATGCACGTTATGCCGAAAATGGAATTGACGATAGGCAATCCGGACCCTGAAACGATTGTGCCTGATGATAGCGAAGATGCAGATGCCATGGAAAAGATGGGTCATTGATTCTTCGGTCTTCGCTACTGTTGCACAACAGTTGGAAGGTAACGCATAAAAAAAAACGGCCGGAGAATTTCTCCGGCCGTTTTGTCTGTTTAGATTTCGTTACAGGTCTGGCAGTGATTGCCGTAGCACTCGTGCTGCTCTTCGATTTTCTCTCCGCAAGTGGCACACTGTTTCGGGGGCAAGTTCTTGAAGAATTCGACTACGTTCTCAATCATTTCTACCAGCTCCTTTTTGTTATAGTACTGTAAGTGATAAACACAGTGTATTATAACAGTTTAGATCCGTCAACCCTCAACCGTGATTATTTTTAAAAATTCCGTTAAAATAAAGTCAGTCAACAGTAAAAAAGGAGAGAGATCATGTATTTCGTAGATAATAAAGGCATCACAGATCCACGCATCAACCTGGCCATCGAGGAGTATTTATTGAAAACGATGGATGTCGACCAGAATCCATTCCTGCTGTTCTATATCAACGAACCATCCATCATCATCGGTAAAAACCAGAACACGGCAGAAGAGATCAATACCGATTATGTCGATTCGAATGGCATTCACGTCGTGCGCCGGCTTTCAGGCGGAGGGGCCGTGTATCATGACCATGGCAATTTGAACTTTAGTTTTATCACGAAAGATGACGGCAATAGTTTCCGTGATTTCCGCAAGTTCACAGAACCGGTCGTCAAAGCCTTGCAAGATATGGGCGTCAATGCAGAGCTTTCCGGGCGCAACGACCTCCTCGCTGAAGGGCGCAAGATTTCCGGCAATGCCCAGTTTGCGACAAGAGGACGCATGTTCAGCCACGGCACGCTGTTATTCGATACGAAGATGGATGAAGTCGTGTCGGCTTTGAAGGTCAATAAAGAAAAAATCGAATCGAAAGGCATCAAATCGATCCGCAGCCGTGTAGCGAATATTTCAGAATTCCTCGAGCAGGAAATGTCAGTGGAACAATTCCGTGAAGCTGTGCTGCATTCGATTTTTGCCGGTGAGGAAAATGTCCGTTTCTGGGAACTCACCGATGAAGACTGGAACAATATCCACGAATTGTCGAAAGAACGCTATGCTAATTGGGATTGGAACTACGGCAAATCACCGAAATTCAATATCAAACAATCCCATCGCTTCCCGGTCGGCGGCATTGATGTTCGCCTGCAAGTGGAAAAAGGAATCGTGCAGGAAGCGCACATTTATGGCGATTTCTTCGGGGTCGGCGATGTATCGGAAATCGAACAGGCGATTACCGGCGTGAAATACGAACGCGCCGCGCTGGCTGAAGTAATCGAAGGCATCGACATCCCGAAATTGCTCGGAGGGATCACGACAGAAGATTTCCTCAAGTTGATTTATTAAGATTTTCTGTGGAGCCTGCTTTCGAGCAGGCTCTTTTGTTAGAATAGAAGGAAACGGGAGGGGGAGTGAATATGGGTGAACAGCGGATATTCATTGTCGAGGATGATACGAAGATCGCTTCGCTATTGTCGGATACATTGCGCAAATATCATTACCAAGTGGAAACGGCGAAAGACTTTGACCGCATCTTGGAGGAATTCGCTGCGTTCGACCCCCATTTGATTCTTTTGGATATCAATTTGCCTTCTTATGATGGGTATTACTGGTGCCGGCAGTTGAGACAGCAGACAACTTGCCCGATCCTGTTCATCTCCGCCAGGTCAGGGGAAATGGACCAGGTATTTGCGCTTGAAAACGGCGGCGATGATTTCATTACGAAACCTTTCCATTATGAAATCGTCCTTGCAAAAATAAGAAGCCATTTAAGAAGGGCTTATGGGGAATATGCACCGAAACAAGAAGAGCGCACGGTTCGTGCAGGGCGGCTCGTGTTATATATGGAGCGGCTGGAATTGCATTGCCGGGAAACGGAAATCCCGCTCCAGAAAAAAGAAAGCACTATTTTAGAACTGTTGATTGCCGCGTATCCGAAAGTGGTGACGCGTGAACAATTGTTAGAGGAGCTATGGGATGACCAGGCGTTCGTCGATGAAAACACATTGAATGTCAATATGGCCCGCGTGCGCAAGAAATTGACGGATTATGGCATCCAGAGTTTCATTGAAACGGTGCGCGGCGCCGGCTACCGGTTGATCCTTGGCAGGGAGGAGCAATGATGCTGCGGTTATTCCTGCGTGAACATGCCGCATTTATCGTCTTCCAGTTCCTGCTCGTCGGGTTCATCCTCATGCTTTACTGGCTCGATGGATTCCGCAATACGGACACGGCCATCTATTCCTTCATCATCAGCTTATTGCTATTGGCCAGTTTTCTCGGCGTCCGCTTTGCGATGCGCTACCGTTATTACGAGCGCCTCCTCAGCGATCCGCCGAATATGGAGCATGCTTTGCAGCGCGAAGGGCGTTCTCCGGAAACGGTGCAAACAGAATTGTATATGCAGAAGCTGTATCGCCTTTATCAATACGAAGTGCAATCGCTTTATGCGGGGCAGACCCGCCATTTGCAATTCATCAATCAATGGGTTCACCAGATGAAGACGCCGCTATCCGTCATGCATCTGCTATTGCAGGAACCGGAAGAACTGGATAAGGCGAGCATCCGGGAAGAAGTGGACCGTCTGCGCGCAGGGCTCGACACAGTATTGATGAATGCCCGTCTCGATACATTCGAGCAGGATATGCAAATCGAGCAAGCGTCGCTGCGCGGGATGGTGTCCGAAATGGTGACGGAAAACAAACGCTTGTTCATCTCGCGCCGCGTCTATCCGGAAATCAATATCGAAGAACGCTACCAAGTGGCGACAGACCGCAAATGGATGAAATTCATCATCGGCCAATTGCTGACCAATGCGGTGAAATATACATTCGAAGAAAATAAGAAACTATACATCCGGGCCAGCTGTCTAGAAGGAACCATTACCTTGTCCGTGCAGGATGAAGGCATCGGGATCCCGCCATCGGATTTGCCGCGCGTTACGAAAGCCTTCTTTACGGGAGAGAACGGGCGCCTGAGCGGCGAGTCGACCGGGATGGGGCTATATCTGGCGCAGGAAGTATGCAACCGGCTCGGCCATGAGCTGGAAATCACTTCATCGCCAGGGGAAGGGACGACCGTATCGATCGTCTTTCCTTATCAGGAACAGAATGTAGGGGGATCAACATGACCGTAGTGAAAATCGATGAAGTGACCAAAGTCTATGAAGGAAAAGTGACGCATCGTGCGTTGAACCAATTAAGCTTCGAAGTGGAAAAAGGGGAATTCTTAGCAGTGATGGGCCCTTCCGGCAGCGGCAAGACGACGCTATTGAACTTGATTTCAACAATCGATTCATTGACTTCTGGCACCATTCTCATCAATGGCATCAATCCGCATTCGTTAGATAAAGATGAGCTGCCGCTGTTTCGGCGTCGCCAGCTAGGGTTTGTGTTCCAGGATTTCAATTTGCTGCAGATGCTGACTGTAGAAGAAAATTTGGTGCTGCCACTGACGCTTGACGGCATGCCGATCAAAGAAATGGAGAGCCGCGTCCAGGAATTGGCGGCACGGCTTCATTTGCAGCCATTTCTCCATAAGAAGCCGAATGAAATTTCGGGCGGGGAAGCGCAGCGTACAGCAATCGGCCGCGCGCTCATCCACCGCCCGGCGCTCATACTTGCGGACGAACCGACCGGCAATCTCGATTCGAAAGCTTCGAAAGATGTGCTCGAGTTATTGAGCGGCTTGAGCCGGGAGGAAGGGACGACGATCATCATGGTGACGCACGACCCGATCGCAGCGAGCTATTGCGACCGTGTGCTGTTCATCAAAGACGGCGAATTCTTCAATGAAATTTACGGTGATGACCGCCGCCAAACCTTCTATCAAAAGATTCTCAACGTGTTATCTCTATTGGGAGGCTCCGTCAATGACCTTTCGCCAACTCGCCTTCCGTAACGTTTTCAGGAATTTGAGAAGCTACGCAGCCTTCCTATTGGCCAGCGTCTTTTCGGTCATGGTGTTCTTCATCTATTCGATGTTCATCTTCCACCCGTTATTCGAAGAAGAAGGGTTCCGTGTATTGGCCGTGCGCGGCATGTTCATCGCGGAAATCGTGCTGTATATTTTCACGCTGTTTTTCCTGTTCTATTCCTTAAGCGCGTTTTTACAGGCGCGGACAAAAGAATTCGGTGTCTTGATGCATCTCGGCATGAGCAAAAAGCAGCTTAATAAATTGGTGTTTTTCGAGACGATGATCCTTGGCGGCTTGTCGACAGCAGCAGGGATTGTCTTCGGTTTCGCATTCACGAAATTCTTTTTCATGATCGGGCGCGAAATCATGCAATTGGAGCAATTGCCGTTGTATTTCTCCTGGAAACCGTTTGTCCTGACGGTTGGCGCATTTGCCAGCTTGTTCATCATCATTTCGCTCATCAGCGTCTCCTTTATCCGCACGAAACGCGTCGTCGATTTATTGGAGGGTTTTTGGAAGACCGAAGAGGAAGCGGCGTATTCACCAGCTTTATCAGCGTTCGGATTGGTGCTTTTAGGCGTTGCCTATTTTCTCGCGGCGACGGTGTCCGACCGCACCGTTTACATCATGGTGTTCATCGTCCCGCCGCTCGCGACAATCGGCACGTATTTGTTTTTCACGCATTCGATCCATACTTTCCTTCAATTGTATAAGAAGCGCAGAAGCATCTATTGGCATAAAACCCGCCTTGTGTCGCTTGCCGAAGCAGCGGTCAAATTAAAAGACAGTGCGCAAATGTTCTTTATCGTGACCATCGTCTCGACCGTCGCCTTCCTGACGGTCGGGACGCTTGCCTCGTTCACTTCCTATACAGCGGAGTTTCGCCAAAGCAATCCGCTCGGGTTGATCTATGTTTCTTTTGAAGGCAATGGACTCGAGCAGCAGCAATTGGACCAGCTGAAACGAGAGCTTGAACAACAGCAGCTTGCTTACACGCTCGTGCCTTTGGAAGTGAAGCGTCAGACATCGAGCGCAAGCGGCAATGACGTCGACATCATGTCCTTGACCCAGTTCAACCGACTGGCCGAAGCTCTCGGCCACGAACCGGCACGGCTTCAAGCCGGCGAAGCAATGTTTGTTCCGTTTTCACAGGAATCACTCCGTGAACTGCAGAAAAGTTATGCGGAGACGGAACTGTTGGAAAGCGGGGTGGAGCTGACGATCGACCAGACCTACCCGCAAGTGCTGTTTCCGGCGCATACCTTGAATGCCAATACGATCATCATGAACAATGAAGATTTCGGGGAAGTCGATGAACCGTTAATGGGCTACCCACAAGGCGCATCGGATTTCCGCTATTATGCCTTCCATGTGCCGGATTGGACAGAGACCGTGGCAATCGGCGAAAACGTCCGCTACCCGATTAGCGAGGCAATGGTCAGCGGCAATTTTGCCGGCCTCAATTATTATTTTGAGAATCCGGGCTACGAATACCGCTGGTTCAAATCTTCCTTTGCGCTGCTATTGTTCATCGGCTTGATGGTGGCCGCGGTGTTCCTGCTGGCAGCCGGAAGCTTCATTTACTTTAAATTGTACACCGGGCTCGAACGCGACCGCAGGCAGTACCAGTTGATGGTGCGCCTCGGGATGACGGAGCGGGAACTTGGCAAAATCGTCAACCGCCAGCTCGTGCCGCTGTTTTTCCTGCCTTGGGCGCTCGCGCTTCTTCACAGTGCTTTTGCGTTCATTTCGCTTCAAGTGGTGTGGGATGAGTTTGCAGAGCTGTCAATTTTGTCTGAGATGTCGATTGTGCTTGGCGGTTTTACGCTTATGCAGATTCTCTATTTCTTCTTGATCCGCTGGCGCTATATTGCCCATTTAAAAGCATATTGACCTAAACGAACCGCCGGAATCATTCCGGCGGTTTTTTGCTGGGGAATTTTACTGGGGAATTTTGGTGGGTAGTTGTATTGTCTGAAGATTTATTTTATAATGAAAAAGTAAATATGAATGAGTATTCATTCAACAGAAAGAGGGATATTCAATGAATTTGGGAGAACGTGTTCACGAAATTGCACAACAGGAAGCTGGACGAGTTGCCTATACGTTCATGGGCAAAGACACAACTTACGGCGAATTCGACCAATCGGTATCGAAATTCGCTGGTGCGTTGCAAGATCTCGGCGTGGAAAAGGGGACCACGTCGCATTTCTTTTGAGCAATACCCGCATTTTCTCATTTCGCTTTATGCGACGTTGCGCCTGGGCGCCACAGCTGTCCCGGTCAACCCGATCTATAGCCCAGATGAAATCGCTTACATCGTCAACAATAGCGATGCAAAGTGGTCATCGCGCTGGACGCTTTGCTGCCGCTCGTTGAAAAGCGCACCAGGCCTTGCCTGCAGTGGAAACATACGTCATTTGTGAGACCGACCCATCGACTGCTGAAAAATGGCACAGCTGCCGGAAGCAGTCAAAGGAAAGGTCCGTTCATTCACACAGCTTCTTACAACTTCCAATGCATTTGGTGGAACAGCTGATATTTCACAAGATGACAACGCCGTCATTCTTTATACGTCTGGGACGACCGGCAAAGCCAAAGGGCGCGATGCTGACGCATGGCAATCTCTATTCCAATGCACGGGATGTCGCCGAGTATCTCCAGATTACGCCGGATGACCGCGTAGTGGCGACGCTACCTGTGTTCCACGTGTTTGCCTTGACGGTCGTCGTCAATGCCCCATTGATGCAAGGGGCAACCATCGTCCTCGTTCCGCGCTTCACGCCGCAAGACGTATTCGCCGCGACAAAAGCGTCACAGGCTACGGTCTTTGCAGGCGTTCCGACCATGTTCAACTTTATGTATCAATTGCCGGATGTGGATCCGGCCGATTTCGCTTCTGTGCGCTTGGCGATTTCCGGTGGGTCCGCGATGCCTGTTGCATTGCTGCATAATTTCGAAGACAAATTCAATGTGCGGATCTCCGAAGGCTACGGCTTGTCCGAAGCTTCGCCCGTCACTTGTTTCAATCCGATCGACCGCGAACGCAAAGCCGGATCGATCGGCACGTCGATCATCAATGTCGAAAACAAAGTCGTCAATGAACTCGGCGATGAAGTGCCGGTCGGGAAGTGGGCGAGTTGATCGTCCGCGGCCCGAACGTCATGAAAGGCTATTACAAAATGCCGGAGGAAACCCAAGCAGCGATCAAAGACGGCTGGCTTTACACGGAGATCTGGCGAAAGTCGATGAGGAAGGCTATTTCTACATCGTCGACCGCAAAAAGACATGATCATCGTCGGCGGCTATAATGTCTATCCGCGCGAAGTGGAAGAAGTGCTATTCGCCCATCCGGCGATTGTCGAAGCGGCAGTGGTCGGTTTGCCGGACGCTGATTTTGGCGAATCGGTCAACGCTTATGTGGTGTTGAAAGATGACGCAGTTTCCACCGAGGAGCTGCAGGCGTATTGCGCAGAACATCTGGCGAAATACAAAGTGCCGCGCCATATGGAGATTCTCGATGAATTGCCGAAAACACGACCGGCAAGATCTTGCGCCGTTCGCTGAAAGACCAGGCCGTAAAAAAATAACCATGGACCGCTTTCCGCTTTTGCTGGAAAGCGGTTTTTCTTTGTATTGGAACACCCGATATCCATGTTTCCAAAGAGCTTTAATTGAAAAGACAGACAATTATCGATATAGTGAAAGGGCAACTACTACGAAAAACGAAATAATTATCCAGGAGGCTGAGTGTGTGTCGAAAAAAGCTGTTGAAATAGAAGATTTACTCGAATTAGTGTCCGTGACCGACCCGAAGATTTCACCTGACGGGAAACGAGCGGTATTTGTCCAAACAAAGATGGACGAAGAAGAAAATACATATTATTCGCATGTGCACCATATCTCGCTGGAAACCGGCGAGTCGATTCCTTGGACTTACGGAAAAAACGGCAATAGCCAACCGGCTTGGTCAGCAGACGGCCGCCACGTCGCTTTTCTATCCGACCGCGATGACAACAATCAATTGTACGTCCTTCCGGCAGGCGGCGGGGAAGCACGCGCTGTGACGGATTTTGAAAAAGGGGTAAGCAGTTTCCGCTGGTCGCCTTGCAATAAGAAAATCTGGGTCAATGCGCTGGCGCAGGACGGCAAAACATTCACTGATCAAGAACCGGAAGAAGAGGATGGCAAGAAAAAGCCTGAACCTTACCGCACAACAGTCATGAAATACAAAATGGACGGCAACGGCCTGGTCAAGCAGGACTACCACCGCCAAATCGGTTTTGTGGACCTGGAGACAGGAACGGTGGAGCAGTTGACGGAAGGGCCGTATCATTTCGGCCTGGAAGCCATTTCCCATGACGGCACAAAACTGGTGTATGGATCGGCCGAAGAAGAAAATCAGGATTTTATTTTCCGCCAGTCGCTCTACATGCGCGATCTGGAAACTGGAGAAGAAACGGCCATCATCGAACAAGACGGATATTACGGGAATGCTGCGTTTTCCTTCGATGATGCACGCTTGGCGTTTGTCGGCCATTCACGCGCTTACGAAAATGCCACACAAGCCGAACTGTATGTATACGATGCGGCAAACCAAACGACGCAATGCCTGACAGAAGGCATCGATGCCCCAATCGGCGATTATGTCGTCGCGGACCATCAACAAGGCGCGCAGGCGCCAGGCGTCGTCTGGACGAAAGATGACCATTTATACTTTCAGGTGTCTACAGATGGCGATGTGCGTCTGTATTTCGCTTCGCTTGACGGCGCGGTGTATCCGGCTTCTCCGGAAGGTGAACATGTCTACGGCTACGACATTGCGCGAGATGGCAGCTTTGCGCTTGCCGCCATCAGCAACCC includes these proteins:
- a CDS encoding S9 family peptidase, with the protein product MSKKAVEIEDLLELVSVTDPKISPDGKRAVFVQTKMDEEENTYYSHVHHISLETGESIPWTYGKNGNSQPAWSADGRHVAFLSDRDDNNQLYVLPAGGGEARAVTDFEKGVSSFRWSPCNKKIWVNALAQDGKTFTDQEPEEEDGKKKPEPYRTTVMKYKMDGNGLVKQDYHRQIGFVDLETGTVEQLTEGPYHFGLEAISHDGTKLVYGSAEEENQDFIFRQSLYMRDLETGEETAIIEQDGYYGNAAFSFDDARLAFVGHSRAYENATQAELYVYDAANQTTQCLTEGIDAPIGDYVVADHQQGAQAPGVVWTKDDHLYFQVSTDGDVRLYFASLDGAVYPASPEGEHVYGYDIARDGSFALAAISNPVVPGELYKLVISTGEREALTSCNSNYLEQTELIAPETVSYTTEDGFEVHGWLMKPRGFEPGGKYPLVINIHGGPHAMYANTFVHEMQVLAASGYGVLYVNPRGSHGYGQSFVDAVRGDYGGGDYRDIMGALDNVLAGNDWVDTERLGVTGGSYGGFMTNWIVSHDARFKAAVTQRSICNWISFFGVSDIGYYFSEWQHGAAMDNVDKLWEHSPLKYAKDIHTPLLILHSENDHRCPIEQAEQLFITLKSMHKEAEFVRFPEADHNLSRTGKPNLRFARLQEIVGWMKRL
- a CDS encoding ABC transporter ATP-binding protein, translated to MTVVKIDEVTKVYEGKVTHRALNQLSFEVEKGEFLAVMGPSGSGKTTLLNLISTIDSLTSGTILINGINPHSLDKDELPLFRRRQLGFVFQDFNLLQMLTVEENLVLPLTLDGMPIKEMESRVQELAARLHLQPFLHKKPNEISGGEAQRTAIGRALIHRPALILADEPTGNLDSKASKDVLELLSGLSREEGTTIIMVTHDPIAASYCDRVLFIKDGEFFNEIYGDDRRQTFYQKILNVLSLLGGSVNDLSPTRLP
- a CDS encoding FtsX-like permease family protein, which gives rise to MTFRQLAFRNVFRNLRSYAAFLLASVFSVMVFFIYSMFIFHPLFEEEGFRVLAVRGMFIAEIVLYIFTLFFLFYSLSAFLQARTKEFGVLMHLGMSKKQLNKLVFFETMILGGLSTAAGIVFGFAFTKFFFMIGREIMQLEQLPLYFSWKPFVLTVGAFASLFIIISLISVSFIRTKRVVDLLEGFWKTEEEAAYSPALSAFGLVLLGVAYFLAATVSDRTVYIMVFIVPPLATIGTYLFFTHSIHTFLQLYKKRRSIYWHKTRLVSLAEAAVKLKDSAQMFFIVTIVSTVAFLTVGTLASFTSYTAEFRQSNPLGLIYVSFEGNGLEQQQLDQLKRELEQQQLAYTLVPLEVKRQTSSASGNDVDIMSLTQFNRLAEALGHEPARLQAGEAMFVPFSQESLRELQKSYAETELLESGVELTIDQTYPQVLFPAHTLNANTIIMNNEDFGEVDEPLMGYPQGASDFRYYAFHVPDWTETVAIGENVRYPISEAMVSGNFAGLNYYFENPGYEYRWFKSSFALLLFIGLMVAAVFLLAAGSFIYFKLYTGLERDRRQYQLMVRLGMTERELGKIVNRQLVPLFFLPWALALLHSAFAFISLQVVWDEFAELSILSEMSIVLGGFTLMQILYFFLIRWRYIAHLKAY